In the genome of Pan troglodytes isolate AG18354 chromosome 15, NHGRI_mPanTro3-v2.0_pri, whole genome shotgun sequence, one region contains:
- the PCNX4 gene encoding pecanex-like protein 4 isoform X1: MSPDVPLLNDYKQDFFLKRFPQTVLGGPRFKLGYCAPPYIYVNQIILFLMPWVWGGVGTLLYQLGILKDYYTAALSGGLMLFTAFVIQFTSLYAKNKSATVERILTTDILAEEDEHEFTSCTGAETVKFLIPGKKYIANTVFHSVLAGLACGLGTWYLLPNRITLLYGSTGGTALLFFFGWMTLCIAEYSLIVNTATETATFQTQDTYEIIPLMRPLYIFFFVSVDLAHRFMVNMPALEHMNQILHILFVFLPFLWALGTLPPPDALFLWAMEQVLEFGLGGSSVSTHLRLLVMFIMSAGTAIASYFIPSTVGVVLFMTGFGFLLSLNLSDMGHKIGTKSKDLPSGPEKHFSWKECLFYIIILVLALLETSLLHHFAGFSQISKSNSQATVGYGLMILLIILWILREIQSVYIIGIFRNPFYPKDVQTVTVFFEKQTRLMKIGIVRRILLTLVSPFAMIAFLSLDSSLQGLHSVSVCIGFTRAFRMVWQNTENALLETVIVSTVHLISSTDIWWNRSLDTGIRLLLVGIIRDRLIQFISKLQFAVTVLLTSWTEKKQRRKTTATLCILNIVFSPFVLVIIVFSTLLSSPLLPLFTLPVFLVGFPRPIQSWPGAAGTTACVCADTVYYYQMVPRLTAVLQTAMAAGSLGLLLPGSHYLGRFQDRLIWIMILECGYTYCSINIKGLELQETSCHTAEARRVDEVFEDAFEQEYTRVCPLNEHFGNVLTPCTVLPVKLYSDARNVLSGIIDSHENLKEFKGDLIKVLVWILVQYCSKRPGMKENVHNTENKGKAPLMLPALNTSPPPKSPEDIDSLNSETFNDWSDDNIFDDEPTIKKVIEEKHQLKDLPGTNLFIPGSVESQRVGDHSTGTVPENDLYKAVLLGYPAVDKGKQEDMPYIPLMEFSCSHSHLVCLPTEWRTSCMPSSKMKEMSSLFPEDWYQFVLRQLECYHSEEKASNVLEEIAKDKVLKDFYVHTVMTCYFSLFGIDNMAPSPGHILRVYSGVLPWSVALDWLTEKPELFQLALKAFRYTLKLMIDKASLGPIEDFRELIKYLEEYERDWYIGLVSDEKWKEAILQEKPYLFSLGYDSNMGIYTGRVLSLQELLIQVGKLNPEAVRGQWANLSWELLYATNDDEERYSIQAHPLLLRNLTVQAAEPPLGYPIYSSKPLHIHLY, encoded by the exons ATGAGTCCAGATGTGCCTCTACTGAATGATTACAAGCAGGACTTCTTTCTGAAGCGCTTTCCACAGACTGTTCTTGGAGGCCCTCGATTCAAATTAGGCTACTGTGCCCCTCCTTACATATATGTTaatcaaattattctttttctaatgCCATGGGTTTGGGGTGGAGTCGGAACACTTTTGTACCAGTTAGGCATCCTGAAAGACTATTATACAGCAGCACTTTCAGGTGGATTAATGCTTTTTACTGCATTTGTCATCCAGTTCACAAGTTTATACGCCAAAAACAAATCAGCAACAGTAGAAAGAATACTAACCACGGATATCTTAGCAGAGGAGGATGAGCATGAATTTACCAGTTGTACTGGTGCTGAGACTGTCAAATTTCTCATTCCTGGCAAGAAATATATAGCCAATACAGTTTTTCATTCTGTTCTTGCTGGATTAGCGTGTGGTCTTGGAACATGGTATCTGCTCCCAAATAGAATAACCTTGCTGTATGGCAGTACAGGAGGCACTGCTCTACTATTCTTCTTTGGATGGATGACATTATGTATAGCAGAATATTCTTTAATTGTAAACACAGCTACAGAGACTGCGACTTTCCAAACACAGGATACTTATGAAATTATTCCTCTTATGAGacctctttatatttttttctttgtttctgtggaTCTGGCACACAG gtTTATGGTAAATATGCCAGCTCTAGAACACATGAATCAGATTTTACACatcttgtttgtatttttaccCTTTCTGTGGGCACTTGGGACTCTGCCCCCACCCGATGCACTTTTCTTATGGGCAATGGAGCAGGTTTTAGAGTTCGGCCTTGGAGGCTCATCTGTGTCAACCCACTTacg gTTATTAGTAATGTTCATCATGTCTGCTGGAACAGCTATAGCATCATATTTCATTCCAAGCACTGTTGGTGTGGTTCTTTTCATGACTGGATTTGGTTTCTTGCTGAGTCTGAACTTAAGTGATATGGGTCACAAAATTGGAACCAAATCTAAGGATTTACCCAGTGGTccagaaaaacatttttcatggAAGGAATGCCTTTTCTACATCATTATATTAGTCTTGGCTCTTTTAGAAACTAGTTTGCTTCATCACTTTGCTGGCTTCTCACAGATTTCTAAAAGCAATTCCCAGGCTACTGTGGGCTATGGTTTGATGATATTACTTATAATACTGTGGATACTTAGAGAAATTCAGAGCGTATATATCATTGGAATTTTCCGAAATCCCTTTTATCCGAAGGATGTGCAAACTGTGACTGTATTCTTTGAGAAGCAAACTAGGCTCATGAAGATTGGTATTGTCAGACGGATTTTGCTAACTTTAG tatcaccttttgccatgatagCATTTCTTTCATTGGACAGTTCCTTACAAGGGCTCCACTCAGTGTCTGTCTGTATTGGATTCACAAGAGCCTTTAGAATG GTATGGCAGAATACAGAAAATGCTTTATTGGAGACAGTCATTGTATCAACAGTACACTTGATCTCCAGTACAGACATATGGTGGAACAGAAGCCTGGATACAGGAATCAGACTCTTACTG GTTGGTATCATACGTGATCGTTTGATTCAGTTCATCTCTAAATTGCAGTTTGCCGTGACTGTGCTTTTGACATCATGGACAGAGAAAAAACAACGTCGAAAAACAACTGCCACTTTATGTATACTCAACATTGTCTTTTCTCCATTCGTGTTGGTCATCATAGTTTTTTCTACACTACTCTCTTCTCCCTTACTCCCTCTTTTCACCCTTCCTGTGTTCTTGGTGGGGTTTCCCCGACCTATTCAGAGTTGGCCAGGAGCAGCAGGCACCACagcctgtgtgtgtgcagataCAGTGTACTACTACCAAATGGTGCCCAGGTTGACTGCTGTACTGCAGACTGCAATGGCAGCTGGAAGTTTAG GTCTCCTCCTACCTGGATCTCATTACTTGGGCCGTTTTCAGGATCGTTTAATATGGATAATGATTCTGGAATGTGGCTATACTTACTGCTCTATTAACATTAAG ggGTTAGAATTGCAGGAAACATCCTGTCATACTGCAGAAGCTCGCAGAGTTGATGAAGTTTTTGAAGATGCTTTTGAGCAAGAATACACAAGAGTATGTCCCCTTAATGAACACTTTGGAAATGTCTTGACACCCTGTACTGTTTTGCCTGTGAAATTGTATTCTGATGCCAGGAATGTTCTATCAGGCATAATTGATTCTCATGAAAACTTAAAAGAATTTAAAGGTGACCTCATTAAAGTACTTGTGTGGATACTTGTTCAATACTGCTCCAAAAGGCCTGgcatgaaagagaatgttcacaacactgaaaataaagggaaagcACCTCTAATGTTGCCTGCTTTGAACACTTCGCCACCTCCCAAATCCCCAGAAGACATAGACAGTTTAAATTCAGAAACTTTTAATGACTGGTCTGATGATAATATTTTTGATGATGAGCCAACTATCAAAAAAGTAATAGAAGAAAAACATCAGTTGAAAGATTTGCCAGGTACAAATTTGTTTATTCCAGGATCAGTAGAATCACAGAGGGTTGGTGATCATTCTACAGGCACTGTTCCTGAAAACGATCTTTACAAAGCAGTTCTATTAGGATACCCTGCTGTTGACAAAGGAAAACAAGAGGACATGCCATATATTCCTCTCATGGAGTTCAGTTGTTCACATTCTCACTTAGTATGCTTACCCACAGAGTGGAGGACTAGCTGTATGCCCAGTTCCAAAATGAAGGAGATGAGCTCGTTATTTCCAGAAGACTGGTACCAATTTGTTCTAAGGCAGTTGGAATGTTATCATTCAGAAGAGAAGGCCTCAAATGTACTGGAAGAAATTGCCAAGGACAAAGTTTTAAAAGACTTTTATGTTCATACAGTAATGACttgttattttagtttatttggaATAGACAATATGGCTCCTAGTCCTGGTCATATATTGAGAGTTTACAGTGGTGTTTTGCCTTGGTCTGTTGCTTTGGACTGGCTCACAGAAAAGCCAGAACTGTTTCAACTAGCACTGAAAGCATTCAG GTATACTCTGAAACTAATGATTGATAAAGCAAGTTTAGGTCCAATAGAAGACTTTAGAGAACTGATTAAGTACCTTGAAGAATATGAACGTGACTGGTACATTGGTTTGGTATCTGATGAAAAGTGGAAGGAAGCAATTTTACAAGAAAAGCCATACTTGTTTTCTCTGGGGTATGATTCTAATATG GGAATTTACACTGGGAGAGTACTTAGCCTTCAAGAATTATTGATCCAAGTGGGAAAGTTAAATCCTGAAGCTGTTAGAGGTCAGTGGGCCAATCTTTCATGGGAATTACTTTATGCCACAAACGATGATGAAGAACGTTATAGTATACAAGCTCATCCACTACTTTTAAGAAATCTTACGGTACAAGCAGCAGAACCTCCCCTGGGATATCCGATTTATTCTTCAAAACCTCTCCATATACATTTGTATTAG
- the PCNX4 gene encoding pecanex-like protein 4 isoform X2, which translates to MVNMPALEHMNQILHILFVFLPFLWALGTLPPPDALFLWAMEQVLEFGLGGSSVSTHLRLLVMFIMSAGTAIASYFIPSTVGVVLFMTGFGFLLSLNLSDMGHKIGTKSKDLPSGPEKHFSWKECLFYIIILVLALLETSLLHHFAGFSQISKSNSQATVGYGLMILLIILWILREIQSVYIIGIFRNPFYPKDVQTVTVFFEKQTRLMKIGIVRRILLTLVSPFAMIAFLSLDSSLQGLHSVSVCIGFTRAFRMVWQNTENALLETVIVSTVHLISSTDIWWNRSLDTGIRLLLVGIIRDRLIQFISKLQFAVTVLLTSWTEKKQRRKTTATLCILNIVFSPFVLVIIVFSTLLSSPLLPLFTLPVFLVGFPRPIQSWPGAAGTTACVCADTVYYYQMVPRLTAVLQTAMAAGSLGLLLPGSHYLGRFQDRLIWIMILECGYTYCSINIKGLELQETSCHTAEARRVDEVFEDAFEQEYTRVCPLNEHFGNVLTPCTVLPVKLYSDARNVLSGIIDSHENLKEFKGDLIKVLVWILVQYCSKRPGMKENVHNTENKGKAPLMLPALNTSPPPKSPEDIDSLNSETFNDWSDDNIFDDEPTIKKVIEEKHQLKDLPGTNLFIPGSVESQRVGDHSTGTVPENDLYKAVLLGYPAVDKGKQEDMPYIPLMEFSCSHSHLVCLPTEWRTSCMPSSKMKEMSSLFPEDWYQFVLRQLECYHSEEKASNVLEEIAKDKVLKDFYVHTVMTCYFSLFGIDNMAPSPGHILRVYSGVLPWSVALDWLTEKPELFQLALKAFRYTLKLMIDKASLGPIEDFRELIKYLEEYERDWYIGLVSDEKWKEAILQEKPYLFSLGYDSNMGIYTGRVLSLQELLIQVGKLNPEAVRGQWANLSWELLYATNDDEERYSIQAHPLLLRNLTVQAAEPPLGYPIYSSKPLHIHLY; encoded by the exons ATGGTAAATATGCCAGCTCTAGAACACATGAATCAGATTTTACACatcttgtttgtatttttaccCTTTCTGTGGGCACTTGGGACTCTGCCCCCACCCGATGCACTTTTCTTATGGGCAATGGAGCAGGTTTTAGAGTTCGGCCTTGGAGGCTCATCTGTGTCAACCCACTTacg gTTATTAGTAATGTTCATCATGTCTGCTGGAACAGCTATAGCATCATATTTCATTCCAAGCACTGTTGGTGTGGTTCTTTTCATGACTGGATTTGGTTTCTTGCTGAGTCTGAACTTAAGTGATATGGGTCACAAAATTGGAACCAAATCTAAGGATTTACCCAGTGGTccagaaaaacatttttcatggAAGGAATGCCTTTTCTACATCATTATATTAGTCTTGGCTCTTTTAGAAACTAGTTTGCTTCATCACTTTGCTGGCTTCTCACAGATTTCTAAAAGCAATTCCCAGGCTACTGTGGGCTATGGTTTGATGATATTACTTATAATACTGTGGATACTTAGAGAAATTCAGAGCGTATATATCATTGGAATTTTCCGAAATCCCTTTTATCCGAAGGATGTGCAAACTGTGACTGTATTCTTTGAGAAGCAAACTAGGCTCATGAAGATTGGTATTGTCAGACGGATTTTGCTAACTTTAG tatcaccttttgccatgatagCATTTCTTTCATTGGACAGTTCCTTACAAGGGCTCCACTCAGTGTCTGTCTGTATTGGATTCACAAGAGCCTTTAGAATG GTATGGCAGAATACAGAAAATGCTTTATTGGAGACAGTCATTGTATCAACAGTACACTTGATCTCCAGTACAGACATATGGTGGAACAGAAGCCTGGATACAGGAATCAGACTCTTACTG GTTGGTATCATACGTGATCGTTTGATTCAGTTCATCTCTAAATTGCAGTTTGCCGTGACTGTGCTTTTGACATCATGGACAGAGAAAAAACAACGTCGAAAAACAACTGCCACTTTATGTATACTCAACATTGTCTTTTCTCCATTCGTGTTGGTCATCATAGTTTTTTCTACACTACTCTCTTCTCCCTTACTCCCTCTTTTCACCCTTCCTGTGTTCTTGGTGGGGTTTCCCCGACCTATTCAGAGTTGGCCAGGAGCAGCAGGCACCACagcctgtgtgtgtgcagataCAGTGTACTACTACCAAATGGTGCCCAGGTTGACTGCTGTACTGCAGACTGCAATGGCAGCTGGAAGTTTAG GTCTCCTCCTACCTGGATCTCATTACTTGGGCCGTTTTCAGGATCGTTTAATATGGATAATGATTCTGGAATGTGGCTATACTTACTGCTCTATTAACATTAAG ggGTTAGAATTGCAGGAAACATCCTGTCATACTGCAGAAGCTCGCAGAGTTGATGAAGTTTTTGAAGATGCTTTTGAGCAAGAATACACAAGAGTATGTCCCCTTAATGAACACTTTGGAAATGTCTTGACACCCTGTACTGTTTTGCCTGTGAAATTGTATTCTGATGCCAGGAATGTTCTATCAGGCATAATTGATTCTCATGAAAACTTAAAAGAATTTAAAGGTGACCTCATTAAAGTACTTGTGTGGATACTTGTTCAATACTGCTCCAAAAGGCCTGgcatgaaagagaatgttcacaacactgaaaataaagggaaagcACCTCTAATGTTGCCTGCTTTGAACACTTCGCCACCTCCCAAATCCCCAGAAGACATAGACAGTTTAAATTCAGAAACTTTTAATGACTGGTCTGATGATAATATTTTTGATGATGAGCCAACTATCAAAAAAGTAATAGAAGAAAAACATCAGTTGAAAGATTTGCCAGGTACAAATTTGTTTATTCCAGGATCAGTAGAATCACAGAGGGTTGGTGATCATTCTACAGGCACTGTTCCTGAAAACGATCTTTACAAAGCAGTTCTATTAGGATACCCTGCTGTTGACAAAGGAAAACAAGAGGACATGCCATATATTCCTCTCATGGAGTTCAGTTGTTCACATTCTCACTTAGTATGCTTACCCACAGAGTGGAGGACTAGCTGTATGCCCAGTTCCAAAATGAAGGAGATGAGCTCGTTATTTCCAGAAGACTGGTACCAATTTGTTCTAAGGCAGTTGGAATGTTATCATTCAGAAGAGAAGGCCTCAAATGTACTGGAAGAAATTGCCAAGGACAAAGTTTTAAAAGACTTTTATGTTCATACAGTAATGACttgttattttagtttatttggaATAGACAATATGGCTCCTAGTCCTGGTCATATATTGAGAGTTTACAGTGGTGTTTTGCCTTGGTCTGTTGCTTTGGACTGGCTCACAGAAAAGCCAGAACTGTTTCAACTAGCACTGAAAGCATTCAG GTATACTCTGAAACTAATGATTGATAAAGCAAGTTTAGGTCCAATAGAAGACTTTAGAGAACTGATTAAGTACCTTGAAGAATATGAACGTGACTGGTACATTGGTTTGGTATCTGATGAAAAGTGGAAGGAAGCAATTTTACAAGAAAAGCCATACTTGTTTTCTCTGGGGTATGATTCTAATATG GGAATTTACACTGGGAGAGTACTTAGCCTTCAAGAATTATTGATCCAAGTGGGAAAGTTAAATCCTGAAGCTGTTAGAGGTCAGTGGGCCAATCTTTCATGGGAATTACTTTATGCCACAAACGATGATGAAGAACGTTATAGTATACAAGCTCATCCACTACTTTTAAGAAATCTTACGGTACAAGCAGCAGAACCTCCCCTGGGATATCCGATTTATTCTTCAAAACCTCTCCATATACATTTGTATTAG